In Helianthus annuus cultivar XRQ/B chromosome 9, HanXRQr2.0-SUNRISE, whole genome shotgun sequence, the following are encoded in one genomic region:
- the LOC110878228 gene encoding amino acid permease 6 yields MDTPSTFHITNDPTPKHLDDDGRDKRTGTWLTASAHIITAVIGSGVLSLAWAIAQLGWVAGPAVLMTFSFITYFTSTLLADAYRAPDPVHGKRNYTYMDVVRASLGGKKVQLCGIAQYVNLVGVTIGYTITASISIVAVKRSNCFHYNGHDAHCQPSNYPYMAVFAVIQIVLSQIPNFHKLSWLSILAAVMSFAYSLIGLGLSIATVARGVHTKTTLTGTEVGTDLTSSEKVWRTFQAIGDIAFAYAFSTVLIEIQDTLKSHPPENKMMKRASLVGVLTTTMFYMLCGCLGYAAFGNDAPGNFLTGFGFYEPFWLIDIANICIAVHLIGAYQVFCQPIFGFVEKKCKQRWPESKFITTEHAVNVPCCGEYPVNMFRLVWRTAYVALTALIAMIFPFFNSFLGLIGAASFYPLTVYFPIEMYIARAKIPRFSFTWVWLKILTYTCLVVSLVAAVGSIQGLLTDLKKYQPFKTE; encoded by the exons ATGGACACCCCTTCAACATTTCATATCACCAACGACCCGACTCCGAAGCACCTCGATGATGACGGTCGTGATAAACGAACCG GGACTTGGTTGACCGCAAGCGCACACATTATAACTGCTGTGATTGGGTCTGGTGTGCTGTCGCTAGCATGGGCGATTGCGCAGCTAGGTTGGGTTGCTGGTCCGGCCGTTCTCATGACATTTTCGTTCATCACTTATTTCACCTCCACCCTTCTCGCTGACGCTTACCGTGCACCAGACCCGGTTCATGGGAAGCGTAACTACACCTACATGGATGTGGTTCGAGCCTCCCTAG GAGGGAAAAAGGTGCAGTTATGTGGGATAGCTCAGTATGTGAACCTTGTTGGAGTTACTATTGGTTACACAATCACTGCTTCTATAAGCATTGT GGCAGTGAAAAGATCAAATTGTTTTCACTATAACGGGCATGACGCACATTGTCAACCGTCGAATTATCCATACATGGCTGTGTTTGCAGTTATACAGATAGTGTTGAGccaaatcccaaattttcataaACTATCATGGTTATCGATACTAGCCGCAGTGATGTCTTTTGCTTACTCTCTCATTGGACTCGGTCTCTCTATTGCTACAGTAGCAA GAGGGGTGCACACGAAGACAACTCTAACAGGTACGGAAGTAGGAACAGATTTGACAAGTTCGGAGAAGGTGTGGCGCACATTTCAAGCCATTGGAGACATTGCTTTCGCGTATGCTTTTTCAACTGTTCTTATCGAAATTCAG GACACACTGAAATCGCATCCAccagaaaacaagatgatgaagagAGCATCACTTGTGGGAGTTCTAACGACGACAATGTTTTACATGCTTTGCGGTTGCCTCGGTTATGCAGCATTTGGGAATGATGCACCAGGCAACTTCCTGACCGGTTTTGGTTTCTATGAACCATTTTGGCTCATCGATATTGCAAATATTTGCATTGCCGTTCACCTTATAGGCGCATATCAG GTCTTTTGCCAACCTATATTCGGGTTTGTCGAGAAGAAATGTAAGCAACGCTGGCCTGAGAGCAAGTTTATAACGACTGAACATGCAGTTAACGTGCCATGTTGTGGGGAGTACCccgttaacatgtttaggttGGTGTGGAGAACAGCCTATGTGGCGTTAACCGCATTGATCGCAATGATTTTCCCCTTCTTCAATAGCTTTTTGGGGTTGATAGGGGCGGCTTCATTTTACCCTTTGACAGTTTATTTTCCTATAGAGATGTATATCGCTCGGGCTAAGATACCGAGGTTTTCGTTCACTTGGGTTTGGCTAAAGATCCTGACGTATACTTGTTTAGTGGTTTCGTTGGTCGCGGCTGTTGGGTCCATCCAAGGATTGTTGACTGATCTCAAGAAATATCAACCATTCAAGACAGAATAA